A single Mercenaria mercenaria strain notata chromosome 9, MADL_Memer_1, whole genome shotgun sequence DNA region contains:
- the LOC128559321 gene encoding uncharacterized protein LOC128559321, with amino-acid sequence MHSSATVKICELEQARIEESVWHEALEEETGEHVQDSSYVKQTTVNDFTSGHEQSDKNTRSAHDDCVIINTPNNTHLVTEQRKNGSMNQNAHPSENVVTSVLRNTDTSVLRNTDTNVLRNTDTSIESAFQLLANTLQEGFNLPKPELLRFSGSTLEYCKFVNNFETNIDCKVRDDRLRLSYLIQYCDGEAKSAIEDCVLLSPSEGYKRARDILYSRYGRPHNIARTYVDKIVNGHSLKASDTNGLSDLALEMRKCEITLSQLGFKSDIDNTDNLRRIVRRLPMHVRGKWVDIAHSITESGREPGFSDLVKFVEEKARIATSLYGLDLANEKSHGKIVEDRTFKSKPSPAPRRNNAVSFATNSAVNNPMYKPSRKCYCCSGSCKDLASCTKFTAMNLNDREQFVKKNRLCFNCLKGKHFSNVCRKPTGCNVTECKSRHHFLLHSWVDSKSDHTDQQSVVNCATKSGSYVKNCLGIIPVLVRGKSGTYCKTYALLDEGADQTLCDERLLKMLNLTSKPVTFKMSTASSSGIIVEGQEVELHVQPASGGNDVTLRKVWSVKSLPVSTRSAAKNADIRDLPYLSKIETPEIDSSSVMLLIGTDAPQAHIPLEVRSGRHDQPYAIKTQLGWAVRGPVTDTTTQKSANVNFQQSADVLLQQQLEKMWTTDFDDKVKVERNSMSLEDKKALNTMNSSLRYENGHYKLKLPWRDEKAVMPNNLTLAHARLEHLKRKLARDQELHKMYTASVTDYIQKGHAQEVTHIESDSNRVWYLPHHPVTNPNKPGKVRVVFDCAAKYKGISLNSQLLQGPDFMNSLVGVLIRFRQEPVAIAADIEAMFHQVRVEDLDCDALRFLWWPEGDMTQQPRCYKMLVHLFGATSSPSCTAYALIRTASDNAHMYKPEVVNTVKRNFYVDDCLKSVSSDEKAIELAADLQSLLRRGGFRLTKWLSNKRDVVESIPESERARSIMNLSKSDSSPVDRALGVQWNVEKDELKFKVQLSEKPITRRGILSIVSSIFDPLGLVAPVTLRAKAIVQNLCRQKLSWDDPIPEKDTYEWKQWLDTLPYLESVSVRRCFKPQDFGTLKNAQLHTSIPRLELSGAVVASRLYTLVADELEINIDSVTFWTDSMIVLGYIKNENRRFKTFVGNRISEIHDVTSRDQWRHVDTASNPADVASRGMHASDFKTMKFWMHGPEFLQKDESHWPSHLTKPELDDDDTELKKRGCRQHN; translated from the exons TGTGAATTAGAGCAAGCGCGTATTGAAGAATCGGTCTGGCACGAGGCATTGGAGGAAGAAACTGGTGAGCACGTGCAAGATTCGTCATATGTGAAGCAGACGACAGTAAATGATTTCACTTCCGGTCATGAACAGTCTGATAAGAACACAAGAAGTGCACACGAcgactgtgtaattataaatacacCTAACAACACTCATTTGGTAACGGAGCAACGTAAGAATGGATCAATGAATCAGAACGCGCATCCATCTGAGAATGTAGTCACGAGCGTTTTGAGAAATACAGACACTAGCGTTTTGAGAAATACAGACACTAACGTTTTGAGAAATACAGACACTAGCATAGAATCAGCTTTTCAGTTGCTGGCAAATACGTTACAAGAAGGATTCAACTTACCAAAGCCGGAGCTCCTGAGATTCAGCGGTTCAACATTGGAATACTGCAAATTTGTGAataactttgaaacaaacattgactGTAAAGTTCGTGACGACAGGTTACGACTTAGTTACTTGATACAATACTGCGACGGAGAGGCAAAAAGTGCAATAGAAGACTGTGTATTACTGAGTCCAAGTGAAGGTTATAAACGAGCAAGAGACATTTTGTACTCACGGTATGGTAGGCCACATAACATTGCTAGAACTTATGTAGATAAAATTGTTAATGGTCATTCCTTAAAGGCGTCTGACACTAATGGTCTTTCAGATTTAGCACTTGAGatgagaaaatgtgaaattacTTTGTCTCAGTTAGGATTTAAGTCAGACATAGATAACACAGACAACTTACGTCGCATTGTTAGACGTTTGCCTATGCACGTCCGCGGTAAATGGGTAGATATTGCACACTCAATTACTGAGTCTGGTAGGGAACCGGGCTTTTCAGATCTAGTGAAATTTGTAGAAGAAAAGGCTCGAATCGCCACTTCCCTATATGGCCTTGACCTTGCAAATGAGAAGAGTCATGGTAAGATTGTTGAAGATCGAACCTTTAAGTCAAAGCCAAGTCCTGCACCTCGTAGAAATAATGCTGTCAGTTTTGCTACGAATAGTGCAGTAAACAATCCTATGTATAAGCCGTCACGTAAGTGCTATTGTTGTTCAGGTAGTTGTAAAGATTTAGCTTCATGTACGAAATTTACAGCCATGAATTTAAATGACAGGGAACAGTTTGTAAAAAAGAACAGACtttgtttcaattgtttaaagGGCAAACATTTTTCTAACGTTTGTAGAAAACCTACTGGGTGCAATGTAACAGAATGTAAATCTAGACACCACTTTCTTTTACATAGTTGGGTAGATAGTAAATCTGATCACACAGATCAACAATCCGTCGTAAATTGCGCAACTAAAAGCGGATCTTATGTGAAGAACTGTTTAGGTATAATACCTGTACTTGTTAGAGGTAAAAGTGGGACATACTGCAAGACTTATGCTTTGCTTGACGAGGGAGCTGACCAGACATTATGTGATGAACGCTTGTTGAAAATGCTGAACCTAACCTCTAAACCTGTGACGTTCAAGATGTCTACAGCAAGCTCTTCCGGTATTATCGTCGAAGGACAGGAAGTTGAGCTGCACGTGCAACCGGCGTCAGGTGGTAACGACGTTACGTTGAGAAAAGTTTGGTCAGTGAAATCTCTTCCAGTATCAACTAGATCTGCTGCGAAAAACGCTGACATCCGAGATCTACCATATTTATCTAAGATAGAAACCCCTGAAATCGACTCTAGCTCTGTGATGCTTCTTATTGGAACAGATGCACCACAGGCACATATACCCTTAGAAGTGCGTTCAGGCCGCCATGATCAACCCTACGCCATTAAAACTCAACTAGGCTGGGCAGTGCGTGGACCTGTTACAGACACTACAACACAGAAATCAGctaatgtaaattttcagcagTCAGCTGATGTATTGTTACAACAACAACTTGAGAAAATGTGGACTACGGACTTTGATgacaaagtgaaagtagaaagaaaTTCAATGTCTCTAGAAGACAAGAAAGCTTTAAACACTATGAACTCTTCGTTGAGATATGAAAATGGACATTACAAACTGAAATTACCATGGCGTGACGAGAAAGCAGTAATGCCTAACAACTTGACTCTTGCGCATGCGCGACTCGAACATTTGAAGAGGAAGTTAGCACGAGATCAAGAGCTGCATAAAATGTACACAGCATCAGTAACTGACTATATCCAGAAAGGACATGCACAGGAAGTAACACACATTGAATCTGATAGTAACCGCGTGTGGTACTTACCCCATCATCCTGTGACAAATCCTAATAAGCCCGGAAAAGTGAGAGTTGTATTTGACTGTGCCGCCAAATACAAAGGAATTTCCCTAAATAGTCAACTTCTACAAGGACCCGACTTTATGAACAGCTTGGTTGGCGTTTTAATCAGATTTCGTCAAGAGCCCGTTGCTATAGCAGCCGACATCGAGGCTATGTTTCATCAGGTCCGTGTCGAAGATTTAGATTGTGATGCCCTACGGTTTCTATGGTGGCCTGAAGGGGACATGACTCAACAACCTAGATGCTATAAGATGCTGGTACACCTATTTGGCGCGACCTCATCCCCAAGTTGCACAGCATATGCATTAATACGAACAGCGTCGGATAACGCGCATATGTATAAACCAGAGGTAGTCAACACCGTTAAAAGGAACTTTTACGTTGACGACTGCTTAAAATCAGTTTCTTCTGATGAGAAAGCAATCGAGTTAGCCGCAGACTTGCAGTCATTGTTAAGGAGAGGAGGATTTCGTCTGACGAAATGGCTTAGCAATAAGAGAGATGTCGTTGAATCTATCCCAGAGTCAGAACGAGCGCGATCTATAATGAATCTTAGCAAGAGTGACAGTTCGCCAGTAGATCGTGCCCTCGGTGTTCAGTGGAATGTAGAAAAAGATGAACTCAAATTTAAAGTGCAATTAAGTGAAAAACCAATAACAAGACGCGGCATCCTTTCCATCGTCAGTTCCATATTTGATCCCCTTGGACTGGTAGCACCAGTAACTCTACGTGCAAAGGCTATAGTACAAAACCTATGTAGACAGAAGCTTTCATGGGACGATCCTATCCCTGAAAAAGATACGTACGAGTGGAAACAATGGTTAGATACTCTTCCATATTTAGAATCTGTCTCTGTGAGAAGATGTTTTAAACCACAGGACTTCGGAACCTTAAAGAATGCCCAGCTACAT ACATCTATTCCAAGACTTGAACTTTCAGGAGCAGTTGTCGCTTCTCGGCTTTATACGCTAGTAGCAGACGAACTAGAAATAAACATTGACAGTGTGACATTCTGGACAGATTCTATGATTGTCCTTGGATATATTAAAAACGAAAACCGGAGATTCAAAACCTTTGTTGGAAATAGGATAAGTGAAATTCATGATGTGACGTCACGAGACCAATGGAGACACGTAGATACGGCTTCCAATCCAGCAGACGTCGCTTCTAGAGGAATGCATGCCAGTGATTTTAAGACAATGAAATTTTGGATGCATGGACCTGAATTCCTTCAAAAAGATGAAAGCCATTGGCCAAGCCACCTAACTAAACCTGAATTAGACGACGACGACACTGAGCTGAAAAAAAGAGGTTGTCGTCAACACAACTAG
- the LOC128559322 gene encoding uncharacterized protein LOC128559322, with protein sequence MAEHTILALVQRTSFTDERICLQNGNSVRKDSCLASLNPIIHHDLIRVQGRLQCEYPSKYPVVLPSKHHVTKLIIKHIHEHNGHVGKEHVLSMSREKYWILHGPSAVKSILRCCIPCRRQHTPLMTQQMAPLLDEQTTPDMPPFSHIGIDYFGPFIVKTARAREKRYGCIFTCLTSRAVHFEIAHSLSTDSFISAFQRFQSRRGRPRKVFSDNGTNLVGGETELRKSLQLWNQSKLSGFFAQNDIEWHFNPPNASHMGGAWERLIRSARVILKSLVREQLLNDEQLLTLMAETEKILNDRPLTPVSSDPRDPPALTPSMLLLMKSNQCLPVGIFKKQDIYAKRWWRQVQYLADVFWKRWLREYLPLLQKRQKWQRKTVNLKKDDVVLVAVDNVPRGQWPLARVVDVNLGRDGLVRSCVIRTKSGQLIRPVTKLCLLEASM encoded by the coding sequence ATGGCGGAACATACCATATTAGCGTTGGTTCAACGTACGTCGTTTACCGATGAGAGAATATGTCTACAAAATGGGAATTCTGTAAGAAAAGACAGTTGTTTAGCATCTTTGAACCCGATTATACACCATGACCTGATCAGAGTACAAGGACGCTTACAATGCGAATATCCAAGCAAATATCCAGTCGTACTACCTAGCAAACACCATGTaacaaaactaataataaaacatatccaCGAACATAATGGTCATGTTGGAAAAGAGCATGTACTTTCTATGTCACGTGAGAAATATTGGATTCTACACGGACCTAGCGCAGTGAAGAGTATTTTGAGATGTTGCATCCCATGCAGACGACAACATACACCGTTAATGACCCAACAGATGGCGCCCTTGCTTGACGAGCAGACAACACCGGATATGCCACCATTTTCCCATATTGGAATCGATTATTTCGGACCATTTATTGTGAAGACAGCTCGTGCACGAGAAAAGCGTTATGGTTGTATTTTCACGTGCCTAACGTCGCGTGcggtacattttgaaattgctcacaGTCTATCTACTGATTCCTTCATATCTGCCTTTCAACGCTTTCAAAGTCGACGTGGACGCCCACGGAAAGTCTTCAGTGATAATGGAACCAATCTTGTTGGAGGTGAAACTGAACTACGAAAATCATTGCAGCTATGGAACCAGTCCAAACTCAGTGGATTTTTtgctcagaacgacattgaatgGCATTTCAACCCTCCGAACGCAAGCCATATGGGAGGAGCATGGGAACGTTTAATTCGTTCTGCTAGAGTTATATTGAAATCTCTCGTCCGAGAACAACTACTTAACGACGAGCAGCTGCTTACATTAATGGCTGAAACAGAGAAAATACTAAATGACAGACCTTTGACACCCGTTAGCAGTGATCCCAGAGACCCACCAGCATTAACGCCGAGTATGCTACTGCTAATGAAATCAAACCAGTGCTTACCTGTTGGTATATTTAAGAAGCAAGATATATACGCAAAACGGTGGTGGAGACAAGTGCAGTATCTCGCAGATGTATTTTGGAAACGATGGTTGAGAGAATACTTACCACTACTTCAGAAACGTCAGAAATGGCAACGTAAAACTGTAAACCTGAAGAAAGATGATGTAGTTCTTGTTGCCGTTGACAACGTTCCCAGAGGACAGTGGCCACTAGCCCGAGTGGTTGACGTGAATCTTGGTAGAGATGGCCTAGTTAGAAGCTGTGTGATCAGAACTAAATCAGGTCAATTAATTAGGCCGGTTACTAAACTGTGTCTTCTTGAGGCTTCAATGTAA